The following are from one region of the Natronosporangium hydrolyticum genome:
- a CDS encoding glycogen debranching N-terminal domain-containing protein has protein sequence MTDLPAPTPQPYLHERVTCLRAPTVVLSRPDGQLADGADGVFQHDRRVLSRLRVTVDDQAPTPVSQQSLGAGAARFVAVVRHLGDPIADPTVRLERDRRIDGERLLETVTLVNNSRREIAAKVAVELATDFASMDAVKHGEPAAPLRPGTTDRDRMEWVGDSGRTIVGASRPAEPVADPEPAEPVADPEPAVWRWRVRVPAGESWAVTLTVSTEGGAGAHTFRAAAPGWGDPAVSGGPPPLAPLLRQGLADLTALTVADPQHPAEVFAAAGSPWYLTLFGRDSLWAARFLLPFGTGLARGTLHALARRQGRRHDPATAEAPGKIPHEVRSLPPRAVGGHPVYYGTVDATALWICLLHDAWRWGLPAGQVAELLDPLEAALRWLTDESDPDGDGFLEYLDVTGEGLANQGWKDSEDAIQFADGRIAAAPIVLSEAQAYAYEAAQAGAALLAGFDRPGADRLLAWAHRLRDRFRAAFWVADGRGRFPALALDAEKRPVAVPASNLGHLLGTGLLTQAEESEVAARLAAPDLDCGYGLRTLSGEAAGFNPLGYHTGSVWPHDTAIAVLGLARAGHPQPAAALAAGLLRAAPAFDHRLPELFGGVAAAGGPVWAYPASCRPQAWSAASVAVLVQAALGLTADVPAGTVTVAPRPEFADWFPMRVDGVQVAGHPLEIMADGSGQVTVNTAAPLTVRTEPSSLPAPRVPVSRSEPAPERTG, from the coding sequence ATGACCGACCTCCCCGCACCCACTCCGCAGCCGTACCTGCATGAGCGGGTCACGTGTCTGCGGGCGCCGACCGTGGTGCTCTCCCGCCCGGACGGGCAGCTAGCCGACGGCGCCGACGGGGTGTTCCAGCACGACCGGCGGGTGCTGTCGCGGCTGCGGGTGACCGTCGACGACCAGGCCCCGACCCCGGTCAGCCAGCAGTCGCTGGGCGCCGGCGCCGCCCGGTTCGTGGCGGTGGTGCGGCATCTGGGAGACCCGATCGCCGACCCGACCGTACGGCTGGAGCGGGACCGCCGGATCGACGGCGAGCGACTGCTGGAGACGGTGACGTTGGTCAACAACTCGCGGCGGGAGATCGCGGCGAAGGTGGCGGTCGAGCTGGCCACCGATTTCGCCAGCATGGACGCGGTGAAGCACGGGGAGCCGGCGGCGCCGCTGCGACCCGGGACCACCGACCGCGACCGCATGGAGTGGGTGGGCGACAGCGGCCGGACCATCGTCGGTGCTTCCCGACCGGCGGAGCCGGTCGCTGACCCGGAGCCGGCGGAGCCGGTCGCTGACCCGGAGCCGGCGGTGTGGCGATGGCGGGTACGGGTGCCGGCGGGCGAGAGTTGGGCGGTGACCCTCACCGTCAGTACCGAGGGTGGGGCCGGCGCCCACACCTTCCGCGCCGCCGCACCCGGGTGGGGCGACCCCGCCGTCTCCGGCGGCCCACCGCCGCTGGCGCCGCTGCTGCGGCAGGGGCTGGCCGACCTGACCGCGCTGACCGTGGCTGACCCACAGCACCCGGCGGAGGTCTTCGCCGCCGCCGGCAGTCCGTGGTATCTCACGCTCTTCGGCCGGGATTCGTTGTGGGCGGCCCGGTTCCTGCTGCCGTTCGGCACCGGGCTGGCCCGCGGCACCCTGCACGCGCTCGCCCGCCGGCAGGGCCGCCGGCACGATCCGGCGACCGCCGAGGCGCCGGGGAAGATCCCGCACGAGGTCCGCAGCCTGCCGCCGCGGGCGGTGGGCGGGCACCCGGTCTACTACGGCACGGTGGACGCCACCGCCCTGTGGATCTGCCTGCTGCACGACGCCTGGCGGTGGGGGCTGCCCGCCGGTCAGGTCGCCGAGCTGCTGGACCCGCTCGAGGCGGCGTTGCGCTGGTTGACCGACGAGTCGGACCCGGATGGGGACGGCTTCCTGGAGTACCTCGACGTCACCGGCGAGGGCCTGGCCAACCAGGGGTGGAAGGACTCCGAGGACGCCATCCAGTTCGCCGACGGTCGGATCGCCGCCGCGCCGATCGTCCTCAGCGAAGCCCAGGCGTACGCGTACGAGGCGGCGCAGGCCGGGGCGGCGCTGCTGGCCGGGTTCGACCGCCCCGGGGCCGACCGGCTGCTTGCGTGGGCGCACCGGCTGCGGGACCGGTTCCGGGCGGCTTTCTGGGTAGCCGACGGGCGGGGCCGGTTCCCGGCGCTCGCGCTCGACGCCGAGAAACGGCCGGTGGCGGTCCCCGCCTCGAACCTGGGCCACCTGCTCGGGACCGGGCTGCTGACCCAGGCGGAGGAGTCGGAGGTGGCCGCCCGGCTCGCCGCGCCGGACCTCGACTGTGGCTATGGCCTGCGCACGCTCAGCGGTGAGGCGGCCGGTTTCAACCCGCTCGGGTATCACACCGGCAGCGTGTGGCCGCACGACACGGCGATCGCCGTGCTCGGGCTGGCCCGGGCCGGGCATCCGCAGCCCGCCGCCGCGCTCGCCGCCGGCCTGCTGCGGGCCGCGCCCGCCTTCGACCACCGGTTGCCGGAGCTCTTCGGCGGGGTGGCTGCGGCCGGCGGGCCGGTGTGGGCGTACCCGGCCTCGTGCCGGCCGCAGGCGTGGTCGGCGGCGTCGGTGGCGGTGCTGGTGCAGGCGGCGTTGGGGCTCACCGCCGACGTGCCGGCCGGCACCGTGACCGTGGCGCCCCGGCCGGAGTTCGCCGACTGGTTCCCGATGCGGGTCGACGGTGTGCAGGTGGCCGGGCATCCACTTGAGATCATGGCGGATGGCAGCGGTCAGGTGACGGTAAATACCGCGGCCCCGCTGACGGTCCGGACCGAGCCCTCGTCGCTGCCGGCCCCGCGGGTTCCGGTCAGCCGCTCGGAGCCGGCGCCGGAGCGCACCGGGTAG
- the galK gene encoding galactokinase: MTAANQFRNVFGQPPTGVWAAPGRVNLIGEHTDYNDGYVLPFALPLRTEVAAAPHDEPVWTVWSAHSGEMVEFGPAELEPGGVDGWAGYVAGAAWALREARYPLTGARLAIDSAVPVGAGLSSSAALTCAALTALADLAGASIPETDAPGLAQRAEADYVGMPCGIMDQTVAIRGQAGHALFLDCRTEQVSQVPLDLAAAGLAILVIDTRAPHRLVSGEYAARRATCEQAAVTLGVPALRDLTPADLPAASATLTDPVQRRRVRHVVTENQRVLDTVTALRAGQLREIGPLLSASHASLRDDFEVTVPELDLAAAAAEAAGAHGARMTGGGFGGCVLALVEADAADRVGAAVTDAFAGNGFTTPVTFTATPAAGATRLPAQP; this comes from the coding sequence GTGACCGCCGCGAACCAATTTCGGAACGTGTTCGGACAACCACCGACCGGGGTCTGGGCCGCGCCCGGCCGGGTCAACCTGATCGGTGAGCACACCGACTACAACGACGGCTACGTCCTGCCCTTCGCGCTGCCGCTACGCACCGAGGTGGCCGCCGCGCCGCACGACGAGCCGGTGTGGACGGTGTGGTCGGCGCACTCTGGGGAGATGGTCGAGTTCGGTCCGGCCGAGCTGGAGCCCGGCGGTGTCGACGGCTGGGCCGGCTACGTGGCCGGCGCCGCCTGGGCGCTGCGCGAGGCGCGGTACCCGCTGACCGGCGCCCGGCTCGCGATCGACTCGGCGGTGCCGGTAGGCGCCGGCCTCTCCTCCTCGGCCGCGCTGACCTGCGCCGCCCTCACCGCCCTCGCCGACCTCGCCGGTGCCTCGATCCCCGAGACCGACGCCCCCGGGCTGGCCCAGCGGGCCGAGGCCGACTACGTCGGGATGCCCTGCGGCATCATGGACCAGACCGTGGCGATCCGCGGCCAGGCCGGCCACGCCCTCTTCCTCGACTGCCGCACCGAACAGGTCAGCCAGGTGCCGCTCGACCTCGCCGCCGCCGGCCTGGCCATCCTGGTGATCGACACCCGGGCACCCCACCGACTGGTCAGCGGCGAGTACGCCGCCCGCCGCGCCACCTGTGAGCAGGCCGCGGTGACCCTGGGGGTGCCGGCGCTGCGGGACCTGACTCCGGCCGACCTGCCGGCGGCCTCGGCCACGCTCACCGACCCGGTGCAGCGGCGGCGGGTACGCCACGTGGTGACCGAGAATCAGCGGGTCCTCGACACGGTCACCGCGCTGCGGGCCGGTCAGCTGCGGGAGATCGGGCCGCTGCTGTCGGCCTCGCACGCCTCGCTGCGCGACGACTTCGAGGTGACGGTGCCGGAGCTGGACCTCGCCGCCGCGGCGGCCGAGGCGGCCGGCGCCCACGGCGCCCGGATGACCGGCGGCGGCTTCGGCGGCTGCGTGCTGGCGCTGGTCGAGGCGGATGCGGCCGACCGGGTCGGCGCGGCGGTGACCGACGCCTTCGCCGGCAACGGCTTCACGACACCGGTGACCTTCACCGCCACCCCGGCGGCGGGCGCCACCCGGCTGCCGGCGCAGCCGTAG
- the trpS gene encoding tryptophan--tRNA ligase yields the protein MSRARVLSGIQPTADSFHLGNYLGAVRNWVTMQDTHDAFYCVVDLHAITAGHDPAQLRTRTRVAAAQLFAAGLDPERCTLFVQSQVPEHPQLAWVLGCLTGFGEASRMTQFKDKSAKQGAERASVGLFTYPVLQAADILLYQADAVPVGEDQRQHLELTRNLAQRFNATFGETFTVPEAFIPQETAKIVDLQDPTAKMSKSASTLNGLIDLLDDPARAAKKIRSAVTDTGREIVFDREAKPGIANLLTIYSALSGRSLDDLTAAYDGKGYGDLKKDLGEVVVEFLRPLQERTRGYLDDPAQLDKLLAIGAEKAGAVAAATLRTAYDRVGFLPPSRAGRRE from the coding sequence ATGTCTCGTGCCCGCGTGCTCTCCGGCATCCAGCCCACCGCCGACTCGTTCCACCTGGGCAACTACCTGGGCGCGGTGCGCAACTGGGTGACGATGCAGGACACCCACGACGCCTTCTACTGCGTGGTCGACCTGCACGCGATCACCGCCGGCCACGATCCGGCGCAGCTGCGGACCCGGACCCGGGTCGCGGCCGCGCAGCTCTTCGCCGCCGGGCTGGACCCGGAGCGGTGCACCCTGTTCGTCCAGTCGCAGGTGCCCGAGCATCCGCAGTTGGCGTGGGTGCTGGGCTGCCTCACCGGGTTCGGGGAGGCCTCGCGGATGACCCAGTTCAAGGACAAGTCCGCCAAGCAGGGGGCGGAGCGGGCGAGCGTGGGGCTGTTCACTTATCCGGTGCTGCAGGCCGCCGACATCCTGCTCTACCAGGCCGACGCGGTGCCGGTCGGTGAGGACCAGCGGCAGCACCTGGAGCTGACCCGCAACCTGGCGCAGCGGTTCAACGCCACCTTCGGCGAGACCTTCACCGTGCCGGAGGCGTTCATCCCGCAGGAGACCGCCAAGATCGTGGATCTGCAGGATCCGACCGCCAAGATGTCCAAGTCCGCCTCCACCCTCAACGGCCTGATCGACCTGCTCGACGATCCGGCCCGGGCCGCCAAGAAGATCCGCTCGGCGGTGACCGACACCGGTCGCGAGATCGTCTTTGACCGGGAGGCGAAGCCCGGCATCGCCAACCTGCTCACCATCTACTCGGCCCTCTCCGGCCGGTCGCTCGACGACCTGACCGCCGCGTACGACGGCAAGGGGTACGGCGACCTGAAGAAAGACCTCGGCGAGGTGGTGGTGGAGTTCCTCCGGCCGCTGCAGGAACGCACCCGCGGCTACCTGGACGACCCGGCCCAGCTGGACAAGCTGCTCGCGATCGGCGCCGAGAAGGCCGGGGCGGTGGCGGCGGCGACGCTGCGGACCGCGTACGACCGGGTGGGTTTCCTGCCGCCGAGCCGCGCCGGGCGTCGCGAATAG
- a CDS encoding YhjD/YihY/BrkB family envelope integrity protein codes for MKAIARGKERAQRAVAEARHRWPVVDHGLRTHERYAEAYGARLAAAIAYFGFFAIFAFGVVLYSVLGFLVEYHVDLREQVDQFLQENLPVIDSDQIAAGRGAAGVIALIGLVVTGLGWVETLRSSQRRIWHLEQAPGSAIVRRLVDLVALVGLALLLGLSFAVVTGIEAVVAAWAQPVAWIIRPIGWVLLAGVNLVLAVALLSVLPRIRAPLRRLLPPAVAVAVALVILNTLGQAYVRGVQENPAYSVVATAAGLLVYLYLVHQIVLYAAAWAATDRPPPAS; via the coding sequence ATGAAGGCGATCGCCCGGGGTAAGGAACGCGCACAGCGCGCGGTGGCCGAGGCCCGCCACCGCTGGCCGGTGGTCGATCACGGGCTACGAACCCACGAGCGGTACGCCGAGGCGTACGGCGCCCGGCTCGCGGCGGCGATCGCCTACTTCGGCTTCTTCGCGATCTTCGCCTTCGGGGTGGTCCTCTACTCGGTGCTGGGCTTCCTGGTCGAGTACCACGTCGACCTGCGGGAACAGGTCGACCAGTTCTTGCAGGAGAACCTGCCGGTGATCGACTCCGATCAGATCGCGGCCGGCCGGGGCGCCGCCGGCGTGATCGCCCTGATCGGGCTGGTCGTCACCGGGCTCGGCTGGGTGGAGACGCTGCGGTCGTCACAGCGGCGGATCTGGCACCTGGAGCAGGCGCCGGGCAGCGCGATCGTGCGCCGGCTGGTGGACCTGGTCGCGCTGGTCGGGCTCGCCCTGCTGCTGGGGCTGTCGTTCGCGGTGGTGACCGGGATCGAGGCGGTGGTGGCGGCGTGGGCGCAGCCGGTCGCCTGGATCATCCGGCCCATCGGGTGGGTGCTGCTGGCCGGGGTCAACCTGGTGCTGGCGGTGGCGTTGCTCTCGGTGCTGCCCCGGATCCGGGCGCCGCTCCGGCGGCTGCTGCCGCCAGCGGTCGCGGTCGCGGTGGCGTTGGTGATCCTCAATACCCTCGGCCAGGCCTACGTACGAGGGGTACAGGAGAACCCGGCGTACTCGGTGGTGGCGACGGCGGCCGGGTTGTTGGTCTACCTCTACCTGGTGCACCAGATCGTGCTCTACGCCGCGGCCTGGGCCGCCACCGACCGCCCGCCGCCGGCTTCATGA
- a CDS encoding glycoside hydrolase family 13 protein yields MPKPDSWARDAVIYQIYPRSFADADGDGVGDLAGITARLDYVAGLGVDAIWLSPFYPSPMADHGYDVADYRGVDPIFGSLDDFDALLAAAHERDLKVIIDIVPNHTSDQHRWFQEAIEAGPGSAARERYHFRDKPTDGGPPNNLHSVFGGPAWTELDDQVYLHMFAPEQPDLNWEHPEVRAEFADVLRFWLDRGVDGIRIDVADALIKPEGLPDVPVEPGEPGGDPAHYRNLDGVHEIYREWRAVLDEYQPERVAVAEAWSPGYESLADYVRPDELHQAFNFRFLATPWDAAAYRSVIDSSLAAMAAVDAPTTWVLSNHDVIRHASRFGRLGATTAGVPGGANREEPQVDPARGLARARAATLMMLALPGSAYLYQGEELGLPEVFDLPDEVRQDPVFFRTNGERVGRDGCRVPMPWSGAEPPYGFTADGGKPWLPQPADWAAFTVEAQQHDPSATLALYRTALGVRRQLQLGSGELTWIDPPADDLLIFRRAGLVVTTNCGSVPARLPQQYGEPVLTSGPVPELELVPPDTTIWWRTTDR; encoded by the coding sequence ATGCCGAAACCAGATTCCTGGGCGCGCGACGCCGTGATCTATCAGATCTACCCCCGCAGCTTCGCCGACGCCGACGGCGACGGCGTGGGCGACCTCGCCGGTATCACTGCCCGGCTGGACTACGTCGCCGGGTTGGGGGTGGACGCCATCTGGCTCAGCCCGTTCTATCCGTCGCCGATGGCCGACCACGGCTACGACGTCGCCGACTACCGGGGAGTGGACCCGATCTTCGGCAGCCTCGACGACTTCGACGCACTGCTCGCCGCCGCCCACGAGCGTGACCTCAAGGTGATCATCGATATCGTGCCGAACCACACCTCCGACCAGCACCGCTGGTTCCAGGAGGCGATCGAGGCGGGGCCCGGCTCAGCCGCGCGTGAGCGTTACCACTTCCGGGACAAACCAACCGACGGCGGCCCGCCGAACAACCTGCACAGCGTCTTCGGCGGCCCGGCCTGGACCGAGCTGGACGATCAGGTCTACCTGCACATGTTCGCCCCGGAGCAGCCCGACCTGAACTGGGAGCACCCGGAGGTCCGGGCCGAGTTCGCCGACGTCCTCCGGTTCTGGCTGGACCGCGGCGTCGACGGCATCCGCATCGACGTCGCCGACGCTCTGATCAAGCCGGAAGGGTTGCCGGACGTGCCGGTGGAGCCCGGCGAACCCGGCGGCGACCCGGCCCACTACCGCAACCTCGACGGCGTGCATGAGATCTACCGCGAATGGCGGGCGGTGCTCGACGAGTACCAGCCCGAGCGGGTAGCCGTCGCGGAGGCCTGGTCGCCCGGGTACGAAAGCCTGGCCGACTATGTCCGGCCCGACGAACTCCACCAGGCGTTCAACTTCCGGTTCCTGGCCACCCCGTGGGACGCGGCCGCGTACCGCAGCGTTATCGACTCGTCGTTGGCGGCGATGGCCGCCGTGGACGCGCCCACCACCTGGGTGCTCTCCAACCACGACGTGATCCGGCACGCCAGCCGGTTCGGCCGGCTCGGCGCCACCACCGCCGGCGTGCCCGGCGGAGCCAACCGGGAAGAGCCCCAGGTGGATCCGGCGCGCGGGCTGGCCCGCGCCCGGGCCGCCACCCTGATGATGCTGGCGCTGCCCGGCTCCGCCTACCTCTACCAGGGTGAGGAGCTGGGTCTGCCGGAGGTCTTCGACCTGCCCGATGAGGTCCGGCAGGATCCGGTCTTCTTCCGCACCAACGGCGAGCGGGTCGGGCGCGACGGCTGCCGGGTGCCGATGCCCTGGTCGGGGGCGGAGCCGCCGTACGGCTTCACCGCTGACGGCGGCAAGCCGTGGCTGCCGCAGCCAGCCGACTGGGCCGCCTTCACCGTCGAGGCGCAGCAGCACGACCCCAGCGCCACGCTGGCGCTCTACCGCACCGCGCTGGGCGTACGCCGGCAGTTGCAGCTCGGCAGCGGCGAGCTGACCTGGATCGACCCGCCCGCCGACGACCTGCTGATCTTCCGGCGGGCCGGGCTGGTGGTCACCACCAACTGCGGCAGCGTCCCCGCCCGGCTCCCCCAGCAGTACGGCGAGCCGGTGCTGACCAGTGGGCCGGTGCCGGAGCTAGAGCTGGTGCCACCGGACACCACCATCTGGTGGCGCACCACTGACCGCTGA